Proteins encoded by one window of Desulfurispira natronophila:
- a CDS encoding toprim domain-containing protein, whose translation MYSLSTVTALARALVHIPGIGYRTAGRYALELSSVPAQQRRELLEALQHMDEAIRSCVRCYAVAEAELCPICLSSARDQSLLCIVETFGDLVAIEQTGSYRGIYHVLGGRVSPVEQCSFLDLNVSVLGDRLKGETVERVIVGSARTPESEITASMLFDFVQSIKSNTSVVFLNQYLPPGASPAFAASHVLKDAIEQAKNAVDL comes from the coding sequence ATGTATTCGCTTTCTACGGTTACCGCTCTTGCACGTGCGCTGGTGCACATACCCGGAATTGGCTATCGCACTGCCGGGCGCTATGCTCTGGAGTTGTCGAGCGTGCCAGCCCAGCAACGCCGCGAGCTGCTGGAGGCGTTGCAGCACATGGATGAAGCTATAAGGTCCTGTGTCCGGTGTTACGCCGTTGCAGAAGCTGAGCTTTGCCCAATCTGCCTTTCATCCGCGCGAGACCAGAGCTTGCTGTGCATTGTAGAAACTTTTGGTGATCTGGTGGCCATAGAGCAGACGGGATCCTACCGGGGAATTTACCACGTTCTGGGAGGGCGGGTTTCTCCAGTAGAACAGTGTTCGTTTTTAGATCTTAATGTAAGCGTCTTGGGTGATCGTTTAAAAGGCGAGACTGTTGAGCGGGTAATCGTTGGGTCGGCACGTACTCCAGAATCAGAGATTACAGCTTCGATGCTGTTTGATTTTGTGCAATCCATAAAATCAAACACGTCGGTTGTTTTTTTAAATCAGTATTTGCCCCCAGGTGCCTCACCGGCCTTTGCTGCGTCTCATGTGCTAAAAGATGCAATTGAGCAGGCGAAAAATGCAGTTGACCTTTAA
- a CDS encoding YbaB/EbfC family nucleoid-associated protein, which produces MKGFGGGMNMQQLMKQAQQMQEKMAKVQEEIEHETVEVSVGGGVVSVVANGKGKVISMSISPDIIDPEDPEMLQDLVISAVNEAQDKAAAHTQEQMSKVTGGMNLPGFM; this is translated from the coding sequence ATGAAAGGATTTGGTGGTGGAATGAACATGCAGCAGTTGATGAAGCAGGCGCAGCAAATGCAGGAAAAAATGGCCAAGGTGCAAGAAGAGATTGAGCATGAAACGGTTGAGGTTTCCGTTGGAGGTGGAGTGGTGAGTGTTGTGGCCAATGGCAAGGGGAAAGTGATTTCCATGTCCATATCACCAGATATTATCGATCCTGAAGACCCGGAAATGCTGCAGGACCTGGTTATTTCGGCAGTCAATGAAGCCCAGGATAAAGCAGCTGCTCACACCCAAGAGCAGATGAGCAAGGTTACGGGAGGGATGAACCTGCCAGGGTTTATGTAA
- the dnaX gene encoding DNA polymerase III subunit gamma/tau, with amino-acid sequence MSYLVYARKYRPRTFSQVVGQQHISRTLLNSIRSGRLAHALIFNGPRGVGKTSMARILAKSLNCLQPDDGEPCGQCDNCRSIDHGSFLDVMEIDAASNRGIDAIKSLIEEVHYAPSTGMVKVYIIDEFHMLTKEAFNAFLKTLEEPPEHTIFVLATTDLHKVNQTILSRCQRHDFRRIAPSEMTQALGDILRQEQVEFEPDALKLIAQNSEGCMRDAESILDRVVSYSGDHIISADVMELLGIAGNDLLISIFTALQQQDLSRILEALQQAGQRGTDMQPLTAQLMQMCRAIYLARIGVEQRDLDSMTRSALQELGSSFDVTQIDIMYSILRECFVEMKHSPFPQYDLEFALFKCTQLAPSVEVDRLLAAMEATPNQHQELPEDPGLPPQPSPATQKKTPEPASHQELTDISRLQQQLVKELAQEQPHVAALLHNSQLRRGDSDESYVLMVPPHQREFFTEEKQQTLQKNLSALVQKPSRLVLRSDATSTSLAAQESQLQEQRSEQLRQQLLQDEMYQDIVRRFQGSLHSFRLLKPGDVGDQA; translated from the coding sequence GTGTCCTACTTGGTATATGCCCGCAAATATCGACCCCGCACCTTTTCCCAGGTGGTAGGGCAGCAGCATATTTCCCGCACACTGCTGAACTCCATACGCAGTGGAAGGTTGGCCCATGCCCTGATATTCAATGGTCCGCGGGGGGTGGGCAAGACCTCCATGGCCCGCATTCTGGCTAAGAGCCTGAACTGCTTGCAGCCCGATGATGGTGAGCCCTGTGGACAGTGCGATAATTGCCGCTCCATTGACCACGGATCTTTTCTGGATGTTATGGAGATAGACGCCGCTTCCAATCGAGGCATAGATGCTATCAAAAGCTTGATAGAGGAGGTTCACTACGCTCCATCTACCGGCATGGTCAAGGTCTATATAATAGATGAGTTTCACATGCTTACCAAAGAAGCGTTCAATGCCTTTTTAAAGACGCTGGAAGAGCCGCCGGAGCATACAATTTTTGTGCTGGCAACCACCGATTTACACAAAGTTAACCAAACCATTCTTTCCCGCTGCCAGCGACACGACTTTCGGCGCATAGCTCCCTCCGAGATGACCCAGGCCCTGGGGGATATCCTTAGGCAGGAGCAGGTGGAGTTTGAGCCGGATGCCCTGAAACTTATTGCGCAGAATAGCGAAGGCTGTATGCGTGATGCTGAATCTATTCTTGACCGGGTAGTGAGCTATAGTGGCGATCACATCATCAGTGCCGATGTGATGGAGTTGCTGGGGATCGCTGGCAACGATCTGCTTATATCCATTTTTACTGCCTTGCAACAGCAGGATCTGTCTCGAATCCTGGAAGCTCTGCAGCAGGCAGGTCAGCGTGGCACCGATATGCAGCCCTTGACGGCACAACTCATGCAAATGTGTCGCGCTATTTACTTGGCTCGGATCGGTGTTGAGCAGCGCGATCTTGACAGCATGACTCGCAGTGCCCTTCAGGAGCTTGGCAGCAGCTTTGATGTTACTCAAATTGATATCATGTACTCCATCTTGCGGGAGTGTTTTGTGGAGATGAAACACTCGCCGTTTCCCCAGTACGACCTGGAGTTTGCTCTCTTCAAGTGCACTCAACTTGCCCCATCGGTTGAGGTTGATCGTTTGCTGGCTGCCATGGAAGCTACCCCCAATCAGCACCAGGAGCTACCGGAAGACCCTGGCTTGCCACCTCAACCCTCTCCTGCGACGCAAAAAAAAACTCCTGAACCAGCCTCACATCAAGAATTAACCGACATTTCCAGGCTTCAACAGCAGCTGGTCAAGGAGTTGGCCCAAGAGCAACCCCATGTGGCAGCTTTGCTTCACAACAGCCAGTTGCGCCGTGGTGATAGCGATGAGAGTTATGTGCTGATGGTTCCCCCTCATCAGCGGGAATTTTTTACAGAGGAAAAACAGCAAACTCTTCAGAAAAACCTTAGTGCTCTTGTTCAAAAGCCTAGTCGCTTGGTATTGCGTAGCGATGCCACCTCTACTTCCCTGGCAGCTCAGGAGAGCCAGCTTCAGGAGCAGCGCTCAGAGCAGCTTCGGCAGCAACTGCTGCAGGACGAAATGTACCAGGATATTGTGCGTCGCTTTCAGGGTTCACTGCATAGTTTCCGTCTATTGAAACCTGGAGATGTTGGGGATCAGGCGTAA
- a CDS encoding formyltetrahydrofolate deformylase: protein MAPKKIIEISVIGKDKKGVIATFTSILFDCGVNIEDLEQTVREDFFLMRIQGEVSGLSISLSGLEDLLVAAGKKLDMEVNLNTRRSSGVKRIALLVTKEAHAPEAIISEIKAGRIQAEVAVMVGNREDLRYIAEREGIPFFCFNSRIKEENEKNIIDLLRQSEYSVDLIVLARYMQILSPEFTFRYESQIINIHPSLLPAYPGARAYRQAYNNGATLAGATAHFVTMDLDRGPIIYQEAFYIDKSCDTLQDVVRRGQELEQRILARAVRMFIDEELYMHWGKVYWRKSPYCDDVCPEVAHRPYIAESSAPK, encoded by the coding sequence ATGGCTCCCAAAAAAATCATTGAAATATCTGTAATCGGAAAAGATAAAAAAGGCGTAATTGCAACATTTACCTCTATACTCTTTGACTGTGGTGTCAATATTGAGGATCTGGAGCAGACGGTACGGGAAGACTTTTTTCTCATGCGCATCCAGGGCGAGGTCAGCGGACTGAGCATCAGCCTGTCAGGGCTTGAAGACCTACTGGTAGCAGCCGGCAAGAAGCTGGATATGGAAGTCAACCTCAATACGCGACGCTCTAGCGGTGTCAAACGTATTGCCCTGCTGGTGACCAAAGAAGCTCATGCGCCGGAAGCCATTATATCCGAAATCAAAGCGGGGCGTATCCAGGCCGAAGTAGCGGTTATGGTGGGCAACCGTGAGGATCTTCGTTATATTGCCGAACGGGAAGGTATTCCTTTTTTCTGCTTCAATTCCCGTATAAAAGAAGAAAATGAAAAGAATATAATTGATCTCCTGCGCCAGTCAGAGTACTCGGTGGACCTGATAGTCCTGGCGCGCTATATGCAAATTCTCTCGCCGGAGTTTACCTTCCGCTACGAGAGTCAGATTATCAATATCCACCCCTCTCTTTTACCCGCCTACCCTGGTGCTCGTGCCTATCGGCAGGCATACAATAACGGGGCTACCCTGGCAGGTGCTACCGCACATTTTGTTACCATGGATCTGGATCGAGGGCCAATTATTTACCAGGAAGCCTTTTATATCGATAAATCCTGCGATACCCTGCAAGATGTAGTGCGTCGTGGCCAGGAGCTGGAGCAACGCATTCTGGCCCGGGCAGTACGAATGTTTATTGACGAAGAACTCTATATGCACTGGGGCAAGGTGTATTGGCGAAAATCTCCTTACTGTGATGATGTTTGCCCAGAAGTAGCTCATCGGCCCTATATTGCCGAGTCATCGGCACCAAAGTAG
- the rpoC gene encoding DNA-directed RNA polymerase subunit beta' codes for MRRNPLDTRIQSEPKPLPFFDAIKIQLASPEKIRSWSFGEVTKPETINYRTFKPEKDGLFCAKIFGPVKDWECNCGKYKRMKHRGIVCEKCGVEVIQSKVRRERLGHIDLACPVSHVWFFKGLPSRIGTLLDMTLRDLEKVLYFEEYIILDPMDTPLEEKQLLSEEAYYSAIEEFGYGSFVAGMGAEAIREMLTRLDLDILSIELRRDLEEATSVQKIKKYTKRLKSVEAFRKSGNKPEWMILEIIPVIPPELRPLVPLDGGRFATSDLNDLYRRVINRNNRLKRLMELQAPDIIIRNEKRMLQEAVDALFDNGKRGRVLRGPNKRPLKSLSDMLKGKQGRFRQNLLGKRVDYSGRSVIVAGPELKMWQCGLPKKMALELFKPFIYQKLVFKGHSATIKSAKKMVEKNRPEVWDILDEVIQEHPVMLNRAPTLHRLGIQAFEPVLIEGKAIQLHPLVCTAFNADFDGDQMAVHVPLSTEAQLEARILMLASNNILSPASGQPITVPTQDIVLGCYYMTREKINTRGEGKVFGSIDEVEMVYALDRVDLHAKITCRIDGKRYQTTVGRVLFARILPEGIPFDMVNKVLNKKVLLGLVEHCYRLKGNTGTVMFLDDLKALGYHYATKAGISVCLEDMHIPESKQKLVDTGIAEIAEANAKYQEGISTHGEKYNRTIGIWSDITEKIADEMMRELGNEGGDAAAENPRERYFNSIYVMADSGARGSRQQMRQLAGMRGLMAKPDGSIIETPILANFREGLSVLEYFISTHGARKGLADTALKTANSGYLTRRLVDVAQDVIVTEHDCGTRQGMTITAVMEESTIVESVGELVLGRVSLEDVRDGHGDIIIPKGKLIDEDDAKLIEDAGVEKVRVRSVMNCQAGSGVCAQCYGRDLSRGSLVSIGEAVGVIAGQSIGEPGTQLTMRTFHVGGATSQQSEDSAAHAKASGTIQYVDLSVIENRNQVQVAMSRNGLINIVDSKGIETESYKVAYGAHIFVKDGDSVAQGDKIMEWDPFAATIVTEVSGNVRFGDIVDGLTVREEVDQVTGIGRRTIMEHAEEKRQPRISIKDGNDETQRRYHLPGGAVIQVSENTEVLPGDVLAKIPKAAGKVKDITGGLPRVAELFEARKPKDQAIVSEIDGTLNIGGLVRGMRKVTVKNEETGEVKNYSIPRNRYINYLDGDSIRAGDMIVDGAMDPHDILSIKGVDAVQEYLTDEIQEVYRTQGVGINNKHIEVIIRQMLRKVRITHSGDSEFMVDEELEWLRVERANRELELEGKLPAQYDRMLLGITKASLSTESFISAASFQETTRVLTEASISGKIDNLHGLKENVIMGRLIPAGTGVKSNKRYTYEKVGSVT; via the coding sequence ATGAGGAGGAATCCCTTGGATACCCGAATACAGAGTGAACCAAAACCACTGCCATTTTTTGATGCCATAAAGATCCAGCTGGCTTCCCCGGAGAAAATACGCTCTTGGTCCTTTGGCGAAGTGACCAAGCCCGAGACCATCAACTATCGTACCTTCAAGCCGGAGAAAGACGGCCTCTTTTGTGCCAAGATCTTTGGGCCGGTCAAGGACTGGGAGTGTAATTGCGGCAAGTATAAGCGCATGAAGCATCGCGGCATTGTCTGCGAAAAGTGTGGCGTGGAAGTGATACAGTCCAAAGTACGCCGGGAACGACTGGGCCATATTGATCTGGCCTGCCCTGTGAGCCATGTCTGGTTCTTCAAGGGTCTGCCCAGTCGTATCGGTACGCTGTTGGATATGACCCTGCGGGATCTGGAAAAAGTACTCTACTTTGAGGAGTATATTATTCTTGATCCCATGGATACGCCGTTGGAGGAAAAGCAGCTCCTCTCGGAAGAAGCTTACTACAGCGCCATTGAGGAGTTCGGCTATGGCTCCTTTGTTGCCGGCATGGGAGCTGAGGCCATTCGTGAGATGCTCACACGCCTTGATCTTGATATACTGTCCATTGAGTTGCGTCGTGACCTGGAAGAAGCCACCTCGGTACAAAAGATTAAAAAGTACACCAAGCGTCTTAAGTCGGTGGAAGCATTCCGAAAGAGTGGCAACAAGCCGGAGTGGATGATTCTGGAGATAATTCCCGTTATCCCCCCCGAGCTGCGCCCACTGGTTCCCCTTGATGGCGGACGCTTTGCCACCAGTGACCTCAACGACCTCTATCGTCGGGTTATCAACCGCAACAATCGCCTCAAGCGCCTGATGGAACTGCAGGCGCCGGATATCATTATCCGTAACGAAAAACGTATGCTGCAGGAGGCTGTAGACGCCCTCTTTGACAACGGCAAGCGTGGCCGCGTGTTGCGTGGGCCCAATAAGCGCCCCCTCAAGTCTCTTTCTGATATGCTCAAAGGGAAGCAAGGTCGCTTCCGTCAAAACCTTCTGGGTAAGCGCGTGGACTACTCTGGCCGCTCCGTTATTGTCGCTGGCCCAGAGTTGAAAATGTGGCAGTGCGGTCTGCCCAAGAAAATGGCGCTGGAGCTCTTTAAGCCCTTTATCTACCAGAAGCTCGTATTCAAAGGACACTCTGCCACCATCAAGAGTGCCAAGAAAATGGTAGAGAAGAATCGACCTGAGGTATGGGATATACTCGATGAGGTAATTCAGGAGCATCCGGTGATGCTGAACCGGGCGCCCACCCTTCACCGGCTAGGGATTCAGGCTTTTGAACCGGTGCTTATTGAGGGCAAGGCTATCCAACTGCACCCGTTGGTGTGTACGGCATTCAACGCCGACTTCGATGGTGACCAGATGGCGGTTCACGTACCCCTTTCCACTGAGGCTCAGCTGGAGGCGCGAATCCTCATGCTGGCTTCCAATAACATCCTCTCTCCTGCCAGTGGTCAGCCCATTACGGTCCCCACTCAGGATATTGTGCTGGGCTGCTACTACATGACCCGGGAGAAGATAAACACTCGCGGTGAAGGCAAGGTCTTTGGCTCCATCGATGAGGTGGAGATGGTCTATGCCCTGGACCGGGTTGATCTCCACGCCAAGATCACCTGTCGTATAGACGGCAAGCGATACCAGACCACGGTTGGTCGCGTTCTCTTTGCCCGCATTCTGCCGGAGGGCATTCCCTTTGATATGGTCAATAAGGTGCTTAACAAAAAGGTGCTGCTTGGCCTGGTAGAGCACTGCTACCGTCTTAAGGGAAATACAGGAACCGTAATGTTCCTGGATGACCTTAAGGCTCTTGGCTATCACTATGCCACTAAGGCTGGTATTTCAGTATGTCTCGAAGATATGCATATCCCGGAAAGTAAACAAAAGCTGGTTGACACGGGGATTGCTGAGATTGCTGAGGCCAATGCAAAGTACCAGGAGGGTATTAGTACCCATGGCGAGAAGTACAACCGAACTATTGGCATTTGGTCCGATATTACCGAGAAAATTGCTGACGAGATGATGCGGGAGCTGGGGAATGAGGGTGGTGATGCCGCTGCTGAAAACCCCCGTGAGCGCTACTTTAACTCTATTTATGTGATGGCAGATTCCGGTGCTCGGGGCTCCCGTCAACAGATGCGCCAGCTGGCAGGAATGCGTGGCCTTATGGCCAAGCCCGACGGCTCTATTATTGAAACGCCCATTCTGGCCAATTTCCGCGAAGGTCTCAGTGTTTTGGAGTACTTTATCTCTACTCACGGCGCCCGCAAAGGTCTGGCAGATACCGCACTGAAAACCGCCAACTCTGGGTACCTGACCCGTCGTCTGGTTGATGTAGCTCAGGATGTGATTGTAACAGAGCACGACTGTGGCACTCGCCAGGGTATGACCATTACCGCGGTGATGGAAGAAAGTACTATTGTTGAAAGTGTTGGTGAGCTGGTGCTCGGCCGGGTAAGCCTGGAAGATGTTCGTGATGGTCATGGAGATATTATTATCCCCAAGGGTAAACTTATTGATGAGGATGATGCCAAACTCATCGAAGATGCTGGTGTAGAAAAGGTTCGTGTGCGATCCGTCATGAATTGTCAGGCAGGCTCTGGAGTTTGCGCCCAATGCTATGGACGAGATCTTTCTCGCGGCAGTTTGGTAAGCATCGGTGAAGCTGTCGGTGTTATTGCCGGTCAGTCTATTGGTGAGCCGGGAACCCAGTTGACTATGCGTACCTTCCACGTGGGTGGTGCCACCTCCCAACAGTCAGAAGACTCAGCCGCCCATGCCAAGGCTTCCGGTACGATTCAGTATGTGGATCTCAGTGTTATTGAGAATCGCAACCAGGTTCAAGTGGCCATGAGCCGTAACGGTCTGATCAATATTGTTGACAGTAAAGGCATTGAGACGGAGAGCTATAAGGTCGCCTACGGCGCCCATATCTTTGTCAAGGATGGGGACAGCGTTGCCCAGGGCGACAAGATTATGGAGTGGGATCCTTTCGCCGCCACCATTGTTACCGAAGTCAGCGGGAATGTGCGTTTTGGTGATATTGTCGATGGCTTGACGGTGCGCGAAGAGGTGGACCAGGTAACCGGTATAGGTCGACGCACCATCATGGAGCATGCCGAAGAGAAGCGTCAGCCTCGCATTTCCATCAAGGATGGCAATGACGAAACCCAGCGCCGCTATCACTTGCCTGGTGGTGCCGTGATTCAGGTCAGCGAAAACACCGAGGTTCTGCCCGGCGATGTACTGGCCAAGATTCCCAAGGCAGCCGGCAAGGTCAAGGATATTACCGGTGGTCTGCCACGTGTGGCCGAGCTGTTTGAAGCCCGCAAACCCAAGGATCAGGCGATCGTCAGCGAGATAGATGGTACGCTTAATATCGGTGGTCTGGTGCGTGGTATGCGCAAGGTTACCGTCAAAAATGAAGAGACCGGCGAGGTGAAGAATTACTCCATCCCTCGTAACCGCTATATCAACTATCTGGATGGCGACAGCATCCGGGCCGGCGATATGATTGTCGACGGTGCCATGGATCCGCATGATATCCTCAGCATCAAGGGCGTGGATGCCGTTCAGGAGTACCTCACTGACGAGATTCAGGAGGTGTACCGAACCCAGGGTGTGGGTATTAACAATAAGCATATCGAGGTAATTATCCGCCAGATGTTGCGCAAGGTGCGCATCACCCACTCCGGAGACTCCGAATTTATGGTGGATGAGGAGCTTGAATGGTTGCGGGTAGAACGTGCCAATCGAGAACTGGAGTTGGAGGGCAAGTTGCCGGCTCAGTACGATCGTATGCTGTTGGGGATTACTAAGGCCAGCCTCTCTACCGAGTCCTTTATCTCTGCGGCCTCTTTCCAGGAGACCACCCGAGTGCTGACCGAGGCTAGTATCTCAGGGAAAATTGATAACCTTCATGGTCTCAAGGAAAATGTTATTATGGGTCGCCTGATTCCGGCCGGAACTGGCGTCAAAAGCAATAAGCGCTATACCTACGAAAAAGTGGGCAGCGTTACCTGA